A region of Rhodoligotrophos appendicifer DNA encodes the following proteins:
- a CDS encoding efflux RND transporter periplasmic adaptor subunit, translating to MLVVAAALSLCLLTGCDEKTTEAAAAPPPAVSVQAATTKGVAWEFQFVGRIKAIEQVETRARVEGFLAKVLFREGQDVKAGDILYQIEKDQYQALVEQAQADLVAAQAVVVNAQLKYDRSFGLRKTDSVPQSSVDQNKADLDSAKAGVLQKEAILKQAQINLSYTDIASPIDGRIGRTTYTQGNLVNAASGVLATIVSQDPIYVLFPVGVRQLEEIRKNRALPDGGQAKIEIMVQLPNGDEYPHRGIWNYTDPQVDQQTDTINMRATLPNPDRQLVDGEFVTVSLRARQPEPQLVVPQAALQTDQAGYYVMVVGSDNKVEQRRVQTGQTQGTDVVVNSGIKDGENIIVEGVQKVRPGQTVTATTLAPEQGA from the coding sequence GTGTTGGTCGTGGCAGCGGCCTTGAGCCTTTGCCTCCTCACGGGCTGCGACGAGAAGACGACGGAGGCTGCCGCCGCCCCGCCGCCAGCGGTCTCCGTTCAGGCGGCGACCACCAAGGGCGTCGCCTGGGAGTTCCAGTTCGTTGGCCGCATCAAGGCCATTGAGCAGGTCGAGACCCGGGCGCGTGTCGAGGGTTTCCTGGCGAAGGTTCTGTTCCGCGAGGGACAGGATGTGAAGGCCGGCGACATCCTCTACCAGATCGAGAAGGACCAGTATCAGGCGCTTGTGGAGCAGGCCCAGGCCGATCTCGTGGCGGCCCAGGCGGTCGTGGTCAATGCCCAGCTGAAATACGACCGCTCCTTCGGCCTGCGCAAGACCGACAGCGTCCCCCAGTCCAGCGTCGATCAGAACAAGGCTGACCTCGACAGCGCCAAGGCCGGCGTCCTTCAGAAGGAGGCCATCCTCAAGCAGGCGCAGATCAATCTGAGCTATACCGATATCGCCTCGCCCATCGACGGCCGCATCGGGCGGACCACCTATACCCAGGGCAATCTGGTCAACGCCGCATCCGGCGTTCTGGCGACGATCGTGAGCCAGGATCCGATCTACGTGCTGTTCCCCGTCGGCGTCCGCCAGCTCGAGGAAATTCGCAAGAACCGTGCGCTTCCCGATGGCGGCCAGGCGAAGATCGAGATCATGGTCCAACTGCCCAATGGCGACGAATATCCCCATCGTGGCATCTGGAACTACACCGATCCTCAGGTCGACCAGCAGACCGACACGATCAACATGCGCGCGACCTTGCCCAATCCCGACCGGCAGTTGGTCGATGGTGAGTTCGTCACCGTTTCGCTGCGGGCCCGGCAGCCCGAACCCCAGCTGGTCGTTCCCCAGGCGGCCCTGCAGACCGACCAGGCCGGCTATTACGTCATGGTCGTCGGCAGCGACAACAAGGTGGAGCAGCGTCGGGTGCAGACCGGGCAGACCCAGGGCACCGACGTGGTCGTTAATTCCGGCATCAAGGACGGCGAGAACATCATCGTCGAGGGGGTTCAGAAGGTGCGGCCCGGCCAGACGGTGACCGCCACGACCCTTGCACCCGAACAAGGCGCCTGA
- a CDS encoding arginase family protein produces MAYPSWQEIRKGSIDNTYSFMNPWYVPMIAADMPTFMARPHATTPEELAGADVVIIGAPYVAGWGGYMGVDAEEWLAAPKRIRQQSIRYGSGYIQDFDLDVFEHLKVVDYGDADIPPECLVAPTAENVLRAQAAVEKKVNDAMAAGAVPVVIGQNSPCGSFAIAKVVSERTKGNVGCVSLDTHWDIAPMDKLTMDPRIAGSDSWKYKCYELLDNFDQRHLVEIGERGMHENKDMVRMFLSKGTHFYPMWKIRSGLGIEGLVNELHHAYDGTDAVYCHWDMDVLGGAGPAPGDILGELAEPFGMSDYEVIRLAHEVGRRGLAALSFICIPPGSAATYRVLVYVIMYMCAGLAMRKIAAASEK; encoded by the coding sequence ATGGCTTACCCGAGCTGGCAGGAAATTCGGAAAGGGTCGATCGACAACACCTATTCCTTCATGAACCCCTGGTATGTCCCGATGATCGCCGCCGACATGCCGACCTTCATGGCGCGTCCCCATGCGACCACGCCGGAAGAGCTTGCCGGCGCCGATGTGGTCATCATCGGCGCACCCTATGTCGCGGGCTGGGGCGGTTATATGGGCGTCGATGCCGAGGAATGGCTCGCCGCCCCCAAGCGCATCCGCCAGCAGTCGATCCGCTACGGCTCGGGCTATATCCAGGACTTCGACCTCGATGTCTTCGAGCATCTGAAGGTCGTCGACTATGGCGATGCGGATATTCCGCCGGAATGTCTGGTCGCTCCCACGGCGGAAAATGTGTTGCGCGCTCAGGCGGCCGTGGAGAAAAAGGTGAATGACGCCATGGCCGCCGGCGCCGTGCCGGTGGTGATCGGCCAGAACAGCCCCTGCGGCTCCTTCGCCATCGCCAAGGTCGTCTCCGAGCGCACCAAGGGCAATGTCGGCTGCGTGTCCCTCGACACCCATTGGGATATCGCGCCCATGGACAAGCTCACCATGGACCCGCGCATCGCCGGCTCCGATTCCTGGAAATACAAATGCTACGAGCTTCTCGACAATTTCGACCAGCGGCACCTCGTCGAGATCGGCGAGCGCGGCATGCACGAGAACAAGGACATGGTGCGGATGTTCCTGAGCAAGGGCACCCACTTCTATCCCATGTGGAAGATCCGCTCCGGGCTGGGGATCGAGGGCCTGGTGAACGAGCTCCATCACGCCTATGACGGGACCGACGCCGTCTATTGCCACTGGGACATGGATGTCCTCGGTGGTGCCGGCCCGGCGCCGGGCGACATTCTGGGGGAATTGGCCGAGCCTTTCGGCATGTCGGATTACGAGGTCATCCGCCTCGCCCATGAAGTCGGCCGCCGCGGGCTTGCAGCCCTCTCCTTCATCTGCATTCCGCCCGGTTCGGCCGCGACCTACCGGGTCCTGGTCTATGTCATCATGTATATGTGCGCGGGCCTCGCCATGCGGAAGATCGCGGCAGCATCCGAAAAATGA